A single window of Colletes latitarsis isolate SP2378_abdomen chromosome 4, iyColLati1, whole genome shotgun sequence DNA harbors:
- the Ada gene encoding adenosine deaminase-like protein, producing MSLESFCQSLPKLELHAHLNGSLSTDTLKQLYKMQNPDSEDGEDIVMNIEKFSSFGECFAVFEVAHSLTVTPQAVFHATYNVIKEFNAENVIYLELRSTPRAVYGKMSKQEYIEAIISAFQICKTDFPDIIVKLLISVNRKQGYKAAKENVDLAIDFFIKYPQYIVGLDLSGDPKTTDVFLELLEEARRAGLKIAAHCAEILNEVETTDILEFKPDRLGHCTCIHPNLQGSNKILDMLFNSKIPVELCLTSNVQCKTVPSYGSHQFKYYYEAGHPICLSTDDKGVFCTSLSREYEIASLTFGLRQQELIKLCMLSVQYAFATTEEKNLLLSKIKNFNHKFCEQ from the exons ATGAGCTTAGAAAGTTTCTGTCAATCTTTGCCAAAATTG GAACTTCATGCACATTTGAATGGCTCTCTTAGCACAGATACCTTAAAACAACTATATAAAATGCAAAATCCCGATTCAGAGGACGGCGAGGATATAGTTATGAACATAGAAAAATTTTCATCGTTCGGCGA GTGTTTTGCAGTATTTGAAGTGGCACATTCGTTAACAGTAACACCACAAGCAGTTTTCCATGCTACCTACAATGTAATTAAAGAGTTTAATGCAGAAAATGTAATATATTTAGAACTCAGAAGCACACCTCGTGCTGTTTATGGGAAAATGTCAAAACAAGAATACATAGAAGCTATCATAAGTGCATTTCA GATTTGCAAGACTGACTTTCCAGATATCATTGTTAAGTTATTAATATCTGTTAATCGTAAGCAAGGATATAAGGCAGCCAAGGAAAATGTTGATTTAGCAAtagatttttttataaaatatccaCAGTATATTGTTGGACTTGATCTTAGTGGAGATCCAAAAACTACAGATGTATTCTTAGAATTATTAGAAGAAGCTAGAAGAGCAGGTTTGAAAATAGCTGCCCATTGTGCAGAG ATTTTGAATGAAGTTGAAACAACAGATATCCTTGAATTCAAGCCTGACAGATTGGGTCATTGTACTTGCATTCATCCAAATTTACAGGGATCAAATAAAATACTTGATATGCTTTTTAATTCGAAAATTCCTGTAG AATTGTGCCTAACATCCAATGTTCAATGTAAGACAGTACCTTCTTACGGATCTCATCAGTTTAAATATTACTATGAAGCTGGACACCCTATTTGTCTTTCT ACTGATGACAAAGGTGTTTTTTGTACATCCTTGTCCAGAGAGTATGAAATAGCTAGTTTAACATTTGGTCTACGACAGCAAGAACTCATAAAACTCTGTATGTTATCTGTACAGTATGCTTTTGCAACAACAGAAGAAAAGAATCTATTACTATCTAAGATCAAGAATTTTAATCATAAATTTTGTgaacaataa